In Mycolicibacterium aubagnense, the DNA window TACTTCCACACCTTGTCCATGACGCTCTTGGGCATGAAATGGGTGTGCACGTCGATGAGGCCCGGAAGGCGCAGCGACTGCCAGAGTTCGCATACTGACTCGTCCATCACCCAACAGAATGTCAGGCGCGCACCGGGACTTGTCGGCAGGATGGGGATGTGTGGAACCCGGATACCTATCTTGCCTTCGCTGACCACCGCGGCCGCCCCTTTTACGACCTGCTGGCACGCGTCGGTGCCGAGACTCCCCGGCGGGTCGCAGACGTGGGCTGCGGTCCGGGGAACCTGACCGCCACGCTGGCGCAGCGATGGCCCGGCGCGCTGATCGAAGCGGTCGACAACTCGCCGGAGATGGTCGAGGCCGCGCGGGCTCGCGGTGTCGACGCCCGGGTGGTCGCTGCCGCGGACTGGTCGCCCGCGCCGGACACCGACGTTGTGGTGAGCAACGCGGTACTGCAGTGGGTTCCGGAACATCGAGAGTTGCTGCGGCGGTGGGTGACGCAGCTGCCGAAAGGCGCATGGCTGGCCTTTCAGGTGCCCGGGAACTTCGATTCACCGTCGCATCAGGCCGTGCGCGAGGTGGCGCG includes these proteins:
- a CDS encoding trans-aconitate 2-methyltransferase; translated protein: MWNPDTYLAFADHRGRPFYDLLARVGAETPRRVADVGCGPGNLTATLAQRWPGALIEAVDNSPEMVEAARARGVDARVVAAADWSPAPDTDVVVSNAVLQWVPEHRELLRRWVTQLPKGAWLAFQVPGNFDSPSHQAVREVARRPEFAEALADIRFRETNVVDDPAGYAALLTAAGCTVDAWETTYLHQLTGETPVLDWITGTALTDVRSRLSDGAWEQYRQDIIPLLAQAYPPQPDGTTFFPFRRIFVVAQT